A region from the Pararge aegeria chromosome Z, ilParAegt1.1, whole genome shotgun sequence genome encodes:
- the LOC120636684 gene encoding uncharacterized protein LOC120636684, translating to MSARLLLVLVCVAELSSLIMAGGGGGGHKKVVIHVPVFVKHHHHKHTIVKHVHHKSGGGGGDDHYEVLGYTYGEPKPAPHFGGGHGWGAAEESYGHDSPVSFEGGDHGSYSLGGDEHGY from the exons ATGTCCGCAAGACTTTTG TTGGTGCTAGTTTGCGTGGCCGAGTTGTCGTCGCTAATAATGGCAGGTGGTGGCGGCGGTGGCCACAAGAAAGTGGTGATCCACGTCCCGGTGTTCGTTAAGCACCACCACCATAAACACACCATCGTAAAGCACGTACACCATAAGAGCGGTGGCGGTGGTGGTGACGACCATTACGAGGTCCTTGGCTACACGTATGGTGAGCCGAAACCAGCGCCGCATTTTGGTGGAG GTCACGGCTGGGGTGCAGCGGAAGAAAGCTACGGCCACGATTCACCAGTAAGCTTCGAAGGTGGCGACCACGGCAGTTACTCGCTTGGTGGCGACGAACATGGCTATTGA
- the LOC120635976 gene encoding la-related protein Larp4B-like: MDVVYVLNVLVLVVLFVGSDAGGHEESHHDHINLHVPEFIHHDHHTKVITIHHHHHKPKKEHHHHHHHHHQKPNILHGPPKYHHSHHHTKSSSHSVSKGHSTHLGQNSHGNHGHKKKQGHSGHHGHHNYKHYETPAINYAPPVKHNPSPSFGSDYGAFSPSVPNIPSSQVHGVVHTVQQVKVFDSLPGAFKTGGTGYEVREQGDEGDEDVFTSVNSLSHSYPEAFGYARNAAAQQSDPFSDIIHSNTNQSPNTDPFAGAQPQPNYSNLEDFTIQTQSAHTLPSAQPSYAEFTGNDNIDNSDIGIGNGFSGDPVLSFAEAAEDDSPVSFSREAGLEHAINTGGIETVAY; the protein is encoded by the exons ATGGATGTCGTATATGTACTTAATGTATTGGTTTTAGTAGTGTTGTTTGTAGGCAGCGATGCGGGGGGTCACGAGGAAAGTCACCA TGACCACATAAACTTGCACGTCCCAGAATTCATTCACCACGACCATCATACCAAAGTGATCACAatacatcaccatcatcacaaGCCAAAGAAAGAACATCACCAccaccatcaccatcatcatcaaaaaccTAATATTCTACATGGACCACCAAAGTATCATCACTCTCACCATCACACGAAAAGTTCATCCCATAGTGTGTCTAAAGGACATAGTACCCATCTTGGCCAAAACAGTCACGGAAATCATGGACATAAAAAGAAACAGGGGCATTCTGGACATCACGGTCATCACAATTACAAGCATTACGAGACTCCTGCAA TAAACTACGCACCACCGGTTAAGCACAATCCCAGTCCATCTTTCGGAAGTGATTATGGCGCCTTCTCACCATCAGTACCGAATATACCAAGTTCACAAGTACATGGAGTAGTGCACACAGTACAACAAGTTAAAGTTTTTGATTCTTTACCAGGAGCATTTAAAACAGGCGGTACAGGGTACGAAGTTAGAGAACAAGGGGATGAGGGTGATGAAGATGTTTTTACTTCTGTTAATTCTTTATCTCATTCGTATCCAGAAGCATTTGGCTATGCAAGAAATGCAGCTGCTCAACAGAGCGATCCCTTTTCAGATATAATCCATTCAAATACAAATCAGTCACCAAATACTGATCCTTTTGCAGGTGCACAGCCACAGCCTAATTACTCCAATCTTGAAGATTTTACGATACAAACTCAATCAGCTCATACTTTACCTAGTGCTCAGCCGTCATATGCTGAATTTACAGGAAACGATAATATTGATAATTCAGATATAGGCATAGGCAATGGTTTTAGTGGTGATCCGGTGCTGTCGTTTGCTGAAGCAGCCGAAGATGATTCGCCAGTTAGCTTCTCAAGAGAAGCTGGTTTGGAACATGCAATTAATACAGGAGGAATTGAAACTGTTGCATACTAA
- the LOC120636621 gene encoding uncharacterized protein LOC120636621, which translates to LSLFLHPQLLFCLAVFLAILVSHTEGRTKKVVIHVPYKVKKIKHTHTVYKTVHHHHTHHDHSDHLEHLDHLDHYDHLDHLPPAEEHEHFHHMHLLDDAPIKSHSQPVPMVEIPEFLPDGPLNLPLELNNLPYQDIPGIPKRLNIPLFRRDDKTLAYFVTSGRPVDPTLNPTLPSLYQ; encoded by the exons TTAAGCTTATTTCTTCATCCACAGCTACTTTTCTGCCTGGCGGTTTTTCTCGCAATACTCGTCTCACACACAGAAGG ACGAACCAAAAAGGTGGTCATCCACGTCCCATACAAAGTGAAGAAGATCAAGCACACGCACACGGTTTACAAGACAGTGCATCACCATCACACCCACCACGACCATTCGGACCATCTCGAGCACTTGGATCACTTGGATCACTACGATCACTTGGACCACTTGCCACCAGCTGAAGAGCACGAACATTTCCACCACATGCATCTTCTCGATGACGCACCGATCAAATCACATAGTCAACCAGTCCCGATGGTAGAGATCCCGGAGTTCTTACCCGATGGTCCATTAAACCTGCCTTTGGAACTAAATAATCTACCATACCAGGATATACCAGGGATACCGAAACGGCTCAACATACCTTTGTTCAGACGTGATGACAAAACTTTGGCTTACttt GTAACTTCAGGTCGACCTGTTGATCCAACTTTGAATCCGACACTTCCTAGTttataccaataa